Sequence from the Flavobacterium sp. TR2 genome:
AATTGATTTCAGCTTTTCAGCAAAAACAGTATTTTTTTCGGTTTCGCTCGACGGAATATTCGAAGTGATAAAAAGCAGTAATTTTTTTTTATCCTTGGTCATTACAAAACCATTTTCGAGCGTAAAATCGTCGCCGATATTTAATTGCTGTAATTTTTTTAAAGCGATAAAAGAAATTCCAAACGGATCTTGCAGAATAAAATCTTTGGTAATAAATCCCGAAGGAGAAATGATTGACTTGTAATTTCCTTGAACGGTTGCCGCAATACTGTCTTTTTGGAGTTTCTTCTCGATCGCAGCATAATCTTTGTCGTCTAGAAAAAGAGGAAGATTATTGTAGACAAAATCTATAGTTTCTTGAATGTTTTCTTCGTCGATTTTTCCTTGAATTCCCGTTATGTAAGGTTTGCAGGATTGAGAAACGCTGTCTGAAAATACAGTCGCCATTTCTTTCAAATCATCGGCAGAGCCATTTTTATCCAAGCTGAAAATTACGGTGGTTTTATCGGCAAAATTTAATTGTTTTAAAACTTTGGCGGTAACATCGGTTTTATCGTTGGTCGGAATAAGTTTGGTGATGTCTTCTTCAAATTTTAATCTTGAAGCGAAAAACCCAAAAACCAGAAGCATCAGAACAGCCAATAGAACCGAAAGAGATTTTCTTCGGTTTACAAACATATGAATGGCGTAAAAGTATTGATGCATGGTAATTTTATTTTTTATTTGCCACGAATTCACGAATTAGTTTAATAATAAATTCGTGAATTCGTGGCGAATAAATATTTTAATTCGGTTTGTTTTTAGAACTAAAAGCCGTTAAAAGCAGATAGCTGATAAAGCCAACTGATAGCGCTGAAACGGATGCTAAAATAAGACTTCCTACGATATATTGGGTAGCATTTTTTTGAATATCGTCGAGTGTGATTGAACTGTCTAGAACCAGTGGCGCATCGCTCGACACAAAAACACTTCCAACTTGCAATGAAGCATAAATTATAAACGGAATAAAAGGCGGGAAACTTACATTTGAAGTAAGATAAGCAATGACTTTGTTGAGTCTGAATAGGGCGGCAAACGTAAAAAGCAATACGGTTTGAAATCCCCAGAAAGGAGAAAGTCCGATAAAAATACCAAGAGCAATTGCGGCCGATTTTTTAAAATTAGAATCGTTGCTTTCTAAAATATCTTCTAAAAAGAATTTTTTAAAACCTTTTTTTTTTGCTCGGCGAAAGAAATCTCGAGGTTTTATGTACAGCAAAGCATTAGTTACCAAAACCGTATTTAAAATACTGATTCGGGTAAAATCTTGAAATGGACGAAAGTGCGAAACTCTTTCTGCAGGATCATACAAAACTTGAATCGGAATGTTTTTTACTGCAACTCCTTTCCATGCTGCGCGTACAATAACTTCGATTTCAAATTCAAATTTATTGGTATAAAAACGTTTTGGAAGCAATCGAAGCGGATACAACCTGAATCCTGATTGTGTGTCGTCTAGCTTAATTCCAGTTTCGAATTTGAACCAGAAATTAGAAAACTTGTTTCCAAAACTGCTTTTCTTCGGAACATTTTCCTGTGTCATATTTCGGCTTCCAATCAAAAGAGCGTTTGGCTCTTCTTGAATTGCTTCCAAAAAAACAGGAATATCGGCTGCAAAATGCTGTCCGTCAGAATCGATCGTGATGGCGTATTCAAAATCCAATTCAAGCGCTTTTCTAAATCCGTTTCTTAGCGCTCGTCCTTTTCCTAAATTTTTAGGATGATGAATCTGCGTCAGCTGCGAATATGATTTTAGAATTTCGCCAGTTGAATCGGTTGAACCGTCATTGACAATAATAATATTTGTGGTGAAATCTAAAATAGAATCCAGTACTTTTTTTAGCGTTTTTTGGTTATTGTAAGTGGGCACAATAACGCAAAAGTTAATCGAACTGAGTAATTCTTGCTGTGATTTCATGAGTAGATTTTTGCGCTTATTTCACAAATTGCTTCTCTTTTTCAGAGAAACTTTTAGATTGTAAAACAAAGTCTTTAAGATAATCTTTCAAAGCCGCACCTTGAGATGGATAATAGGTCGTTATGAATTTTTTATCTTCTTTAATATTTTTCTTGTAGCCGGTAATGCCGGGAACATCTTCTTGAACGCTAAGGCGGATCATTCGCATTTCGATATTGCTTGGATCGCTTTTTATGGTTGCTTCAAGTAATTTTGCACCTTCTTTAAAACGCTC
This genomic interval carries:
- a CDS encoding DUF2062 domain-containing protein yields the protein MKSQQELLSSINFCVIVPTYNNQKTLKKVLDSILDFTTNIIIVNDGSTDSTGEILKSYSQLTQIHHPKNLGKGRALRNGFRKALELDFEYAITIDSDGQHFAADIPVFLEAIQEEPNALLIGSRNMTQENVPKKSSFGNKFSNFWFKFETGIKLDDTQSGFRLYPLRLLPKRFYTNKFEFEIEVIVRAAWKGVAVKNIPIQVLYDPAERVSHFRPFQDFTRISILNTVLVTNALLYIKPRDFFRRAKKKGFKKFFLEDILESNDSNFKKSAAIALGIFIGLSPFWGFQTVLLFTFAALFRLNKVIAYLTSNVSFPPFIPFIIYASLQVGSVFVSSDAPLVLDSSITLDDIQKNATQYIVGSLILASVSALSVGFISYLLLTAFSSKNKPN